The proteins below come from a single Pichia kudriavzevii chromosome 2, complete sequence genomic window:
- a CDS encoding uncharacterized protein (PKUD0B06840; similar to Saccharomyces cerevisiae YLR242C (ARV1); ancestral locus Anc_8.399) produces METQQFVCIHCGSYLPSLYEKYGSSHIRLSVCHHCNNIADKYIEYDNVLLFLDLILIKPNAYRHTIYNVFMASGSDPCREMIQKRKPDKQETVPSTNALDGRSCNERSFSLLPLIFRLTILMILFEVYVTWAYQEKSFVDNPDQTSLIVSMVLRGPNQYIFFLTSTLLQNITLCLSLAYFGLKWLPFSEGTVLSSFVSKSQNTDFISAQSTISLAQIEDNSLKLQIPNTQINTYNEEKVLDPIIYSPKITFKRLFKIMAITTLISNIIKLFPIVMLIWPYDSPILHATRFFVRIVHIYLLIEAVHIVFIDTKNTRQKYNRRWAMIKGVPNTQFQSSSDYYRIAAIVILSELSTIVISNSIIAIIASLCCGVGISDIGKDYLKMFSVGVKMLKELMEYTLGEF; encoded by the coding sequence ATGGAGACTCAACAATTTGTTTGTATACATTGTGGAAGTTACCTTCCCTCGTTATACGAAAAATATGGGAGCTCGCATATTCGATTATCTGTTTGCCATCATTGCAACAACATTGCTGATAAGTACATTGAATATGAtaatgttttgttgtttttggaCTTAATTCTCATAAAACCAAATGCTTATAGGCACACAATATACAATGTTTTTATGGCTTCGGGATCTGACCCCTGCCGTGAAATGATTCAAAAACGTAAGCCGgacaaacaagaaacagTACCATCAACCAATGCACTTGATGGACGTTCGTGTAATGAAAGATCATTCTCTTTGCTACCTCTGATTTTTAGACTTACTATTCTCATGATACTGTTTGAAGTTTATGTAACATGGGCATATCAAGAGAAAAGTTTTGTTGATAATCCGGACCAAACCTCATTGATTGTTTCAATGGTTTTGAGGGGACCTAATCAatacattttctttctaaCATCGACCCTTCTGCAAAATATCACTCTATGCCTCAGTCTAGCATATTTCGGTCTTAAGTGGTTACCATTCTCAGAAGGTACAGttttatcatcatttgTTAGCAAATCGCAAAATACAGACTTTATATCTGCACAATCTACTATTTCTCTGGCGCAAATCGAGGATAACTCACTGAAATTACAGATCCCAAACACCCAAATCAATACCTATAATGAGGAAAAGGTGCTTGATCCAATAATTTATTCCCCAAAAATCACCTTCAAAAggcttttcaaaattatgGCAATCACCACGTTGATATCAAACATAATTAAGTTGTTTCCAATTGTTATGTTGATTTGGCCCTATGATTCGCCTATACTGCATGCCACTCGATTTTTTGTGAGAATAGTTCACATTTATTTGCTGATTGAAGCCGTTCATATTGTCTTTATTGATACAAAAAACACACGTCAAAAATACAATCGTAGGTGGGCAATGATAAAAGGCGTTCCTAATACACAATTCCAGTCCTCGAGTGATTATTATAGAATAGCTGCCATTGTGATACTTAGTGaactttcaacaattgtTATCTCTAATTCAATCATTGCAATTATTGCCTCTTTATGTTGTGGAGTAGGTATTTCTGATATAGGAAAAGACTACTTGAAGATGTTCAGTGTTGGAGTTAAAATGCTTAAAGAATTGATGGAATACACATTAGGTGAGTTCTAA
- a CDS encoding uncharacterized protein (PKUD0B06850; similar to Saccharomyces cerevisiae YLR241W; ancestral locus Anc_8.400), producing MDGTDILMGSSGNLRDPPSTRVLSTQLLIACTLGFTAVAVFSILRTRFPHIFIARLHYLKKINDSKKSSSDSGNVSATRSSVFTRSFLNISEKSLFNTFRTLHRITDEEIIDFAGLDAYVFLDFFKMAIQIVSVCWISAFIIISPIRYHFTGKFDEGDENLFTYSDIYRNGVTRKNNSDGEDTLKPHYYIYLLTYVIFTYFFTLVTCHFLVKHSVKIIKIRQTILGKQNSITDRTIRLSGIPPELRTEKALRETIENLNIGKVEKIVICKEWKKLDNLFKIRSKIVKKLEFYWANYMEIGNSVNVSDPYSDIIGLSGQDSRTDTTENNLDNRDNNDNNNQCTVQSVPPSVYFDDLEGGSPMNSQVTLESRNSLISTISVRARPTIRQGFWGLFGKKKDALDYYTNQLDVINEEIRKARNEHYPATPTAFLTMDSVATAQTLAQAVLDPRIGYLIASPAPAPADIMWENATLPSHSRKLKIYYITIITGILGVAFIFPVGYLATLLNYKSIKKFWPTLANFLLHHEWALKFVTELLPVYLYTLLNAIIPFLYVWLSSKQGFISHGEEELSVVSKNFFYVFVNLFLVFTMAGTASNYWGYLSDSKQIALQLAQSLHDLASFYVDTIVLQGIGLMPFKLLPMGRIFQFLFFWVSHSTRGKAEFMFGLGVPTAREITTLYQPPTFNFGLQLPHPLLVLVITLIYSVISTKILSAGLVYFIIGYYVFKFLLIYTYIHPQHSTGKVMPIIFRRVILGLLLFQLTVAGSLVLEKSWILAACLTPLPLFTLMVLWYFQEKLKPLSVFIALRAIKINESKPSYSDDIPLTTSSNPNLSGTILSSNQRRKKTHNNRTSTDFEPTGLSDTGDLDTSKIWSDAIFDDSTDSQQNAAFHSCDPNTDSSSRIINNLKTGATIDERRELFQDYDYPYLVDHLEGPWIGIKKSDTNTNDSYSDNWILVWTSDGIIRKKIKEETSRTIV from the coding sequence ATGGATGGCACAGATATACTGATGGGCTCTTCAGGAAATCTTAGGGACCCTCCAAGCACGCGTGTTCTGTCAACACAGCTGCTCATTGCGTGTACGCTTGGTTTCACGGCTGTCGCCGTGTTTAGTATACTGAGGACAAGATTTCCACACATTTTCATCGCAAGACTGCATTAtctaaagaaaatcaatgatAGCAAGAAGTCATCCAGCGATTCAGGTAACGTTTCAGCTACTCGTTCATCAGTATTTACAAGGTCTTTTCTTAATATATCCGAGAAGTCGCTCTTTAATACGTTTAGAACCTTACACAGAATAACAGATGAGGAAATAATAGATTTTGCTGGTTTAGATGCATATGtgtttcttgattttttcaaaatggcAATTCAAATAGTATCAGTTTGTTGGATATCTGCTTTTATTATCATCTCACCAATTCGATATCACTTCACGGGAAAGTTCGATGAAGGTGATGAGAACCTTTTCACATACTCGGATATTTACCGTAATGGTGTTACTAGAAAGAATAATAGCGATGGCGAAGATACCTTGAAGCCTCATTATTACATCTATTTACTTACTTATGTGATATTCACCTATTTCTTTACTTTAGTTACATGCCATTTCCTTGTTAAGCACTCAGTgaaaattatcaaaataaGACAAACAATATTAGGGAAACAGAATTCGATTACGGATAGAACTATCAGGTTATCCGGAATTCCTCCCGAGCTTCGTACAGAGAAAGCTTTACGGGagacaattgaaaatttgaatattgggaaagttgaaaaaattgtaaTATGTAAAGAGTGGAAAAAACTTGACAATTTATTCAAGATAAGATCAAAGATAGTGAAGAAACTGGAATTTTATTGGGCTAATTACATGGAAATTGGAAACTCGGTGAATGTATCAGATCCTTATAGTGACATCATTGGATTATCTGGGCAAGATAGTCGTACTGACACGACCGAGAATAATCTTGATAATAGGGATAATAACGACAATAATAACCAGTGCACTGTCCAGAGTGTGCCTCCTTCCGTCTattttgatgatcttgAAGGTGGCTCCCCAATGAATTCCCAGGTCACTTTGGAAAGTAGAAACAGCCTTATTTCAACGATTTCTGTAAGGGCAAGACCCACTATAAGACAAGGCTTCTGGGGGttgtttggaaaaaaaaaagatgcTTTAGACTATTATACAAATCAACTGGATGTTATAAATGAAGAGATAAGAAAAGCCAGAAATGAACATTATCCTGCAACACCGACCGCTTTTCTAACAATGGATTCCGTAGCGACTGCCCAAACTTTGGCACAAGCAGTGCTTGATCCAAGGATTGGTTATTTAATAGCTAGTCCAGCACCAGCTCCTGCAGACATAATGTGGGAAAATGCAACGTTACCGAGTCACTCaagaaaactgaaaatatACTACATTACAATAATCACAGGAATATTAGGTGTGGCTTTTATATTTCCTGTTGGTTATCTTGCCACGCTTTTGAATTATAAATCCATAAAGAAGTTTTGGCCTACTCTAGCAAATTTTCTATTGCATCACGAATGGGCATTGAAGTTTGTCACTGAATTGTTACCAGTTTACTTATATACCCTCTTGAATGCAATAATACCTTTCTTATACGTCTGGTTATCTTCAAAGCAAGGGTTCATATCTCACGGAGAGGAGGAGTTATCTGTTGTTTCAAAAAACTTCTTTTATGTTTTTGTCAatcttttccttgttttcaCAATGGCAGGAACCGCTTCCAACTATTGGGGGTATTTGTCCGACTCTAAGCAAATAGCATTGCAATTAGCCCAGTCTCTACATGATTTAGCTTCCTTCTATGTTGATACGATAGTACTTCAAGGTATCGGTTTGATGCCATTCAAACTTTTACCAATGGGTAGAATATTtcagtttttgtttttttggGTGTCTCATTCAACGAGGGGGAAAGCAGAATTTATGTTCGGTCTTGGTGTGCCGACAGCTAGGGAAATAACGACATTGTATCAACCTCCGACATTTAATTTTGGCTTACAATTACCGCATCCATTATTGGTGTTGGTTATTACGCTAATCTATTCAGTTATTTCAACTAAGATATTGAGTGCAGGTTTGGTTTATTTCATTATCGGTTACTAtgtcttcaaatttttgttAATTTATACATACATCCATCCACAACACTCAACGGGAAAGGTGATGCCAATTATCTTTCGCAGAGTTATCCTGGGGTTATTGTTATTTCAGCTAACTGTTGCTGGTTCTTTAGTGTTGGAGAAGTCATGGATTTTAGCTGCTTGTCTCACCCCACTACCTTTGTTTACTTTGATGGTTCTCTGgtattttcaagaaaaattaaaaccGTTGAGTGTTTTCATTGCCTTAAGGGCAattaaaatcaatgaaagTAAACCTAGCTATTCCGATGATATTCCATTAACCACATCTTCCAATCCAAACCTATCGGGTACCATTCTCTCATCaaaccaaagaaggaaaaaaactCATAATAATAGAACATCCACTGACTTTGAACCAACTGGACTTAGCGATACTGGTGATCTTGATACTTCCAAAATTTGGAGTGATGCgatttttgatgattccaCTGATTCACAGCAAAATGCAGCATTCCATTCTTGCGATCCAAACACTGATTCCAGTTCAAGAATTATTAATAACCTAAAAACAGGTGCCACAATTGATGAGAGAAGAGAATTGTTCCAAGATTATGATTATCCGTATCTTGTTGACCATTTGGAAGGTCCTTGGATAGGTATAAAAAAGTCGgacacaaacacaaacgATTCTTACAGTGATAATTGGATCCTAGTATGGACTAGTGATGGGATTATCCgcaaaaaaataaaagaagaaactagTCGAACTATTGTATAA
- a CDS encoding uncharacterized protein (PKUD0B06860; similar to Saccharomyces cerevisiae YDR206W (EBS1) and YLR233C (EST1); ancestral locus Anc_8.415) — protein sequence MSVDTQSVISDEQGERSQNNKYSRRNTERQQQIDIDSIISSNKATIRDILNHFNTQQDTSLLQGTLSFCNSKFTSFILGNLSEEYTASKELTLSEGGILVNDRNDTPSNSLGNIVDRVWIEIHHPAIKYFQNAFYQLSKPTKDAHDQGHYSGSNTKRHANKYGKTSNNGGNETGNGNGNLFVEYRKLFEKFVKFISKAHDFYFFILKSILNTYDLSVFIPVKKICSTLKIDLTSVSESKDARLSLLDPGMNHLASTIIYLTHKCVLFIGDLSRYRTLVAKTYLPATSISKEDNNNYSKSIELYKLSLLILPSLGDPYNHIAIIDNLKDDKFNVIYNFIRASLTSSPLTIAYSNLLNLLNKNAKNNSILKKFEQLNSLDRSTITKNDRLSLLKSQFLILFNYHLLPSKWRLKPGFLITGHPIDIIESDFYYLLSILDFHKQIFNDFYFKQLVILTGGFELLIDSKNLNNNSNLTQSTEILSDYLNFIFRYLETFLKICIKICRCNHKDDISMMSTINTNITGDTPPSSASSFSANQKFSMSFSTSLLPVLRLLLCWFKEREIARLYLRENNNVASLLAQLVNASLDYVGNSANIPYLKSIYPMALQGEPLVKALSDKPRRKRLFKEDVALREFKPINYLLTDFEDSHLYHKDAKSVLTLIGELPETLPPSTLDSKTDVNGADMSNNSVNGLSIKINDNLLRLIAVIVLGKQLVIENSDTIKWYEPDPGSDDNVDVAAQEVNIENESNKLGHFVIDEEIDIEITEPKIISCNKKVNDKTKASNNKSKNKKKEKDTSFYNNNSNANGPVRLNENLKGSVPMVYAGSSFSNFGAPPPGSFGKFNKLKKKQNTSKGLKRPQSSSSINSPSNKVHAEPHPNKSSGTTKNVINNEPEGSESHSKYISMVDSIINEDVNDRSFNKDSESIKDQHEQPDSHVSSNHVDVSKSNEFSVSNIGITDDNSRSLQNMDYSQSNSSINEKLSLLSNNDHTGDGNYSNFFSKWNPIENNTSNSSFEGNFRSTSQSQPESRPSTQRESQANVMNQLNQMNLMNNFQGYNFNDVNRYQNVNNFHSMSNIDNYNNVNMGMNYNHYHMNLNNLMNMPLNGSSMNGFENNLHLNQMNNNHDFNQFGNVNNMMMDGLNNMNGMASLQNYNPMMMGFNMPDVSVLKLNDTNRQHPLFEDGTGSSSTGDDAGSNKG from the coding sequence ATGTCCGTCGACACACAGAGCGTCATTTCTGATGAGCAGGGCGAACGAAGccaaaataacaaatatAGTAGACGCAATACGGAACGTCAGCAACAAATTGACATTGACTCGATAATATCCTCCAACAAGGCCACAATACGTGATATTCTAAATCATTTCAACACTCAACAAGACACTTCTTTGCTACAAGGGACTCTTTCATTTTGTAATTCGAAATTCACTTCGTTTATATTGGGAAATCTTTCCGAAGAATATACAGCGTCTAAAGAATTGACACTTTCCGAGGGGGGTATTCTTGTCAATGATAGAAACGACACACCTTCAAACTCGCTAGGGAATATTGTTGATAGAGTTTGGATCGAAATTCATCATCCGGCTAttaaatattttcaaaatgccTTTTATCAGTTGAGTAAACCCACTAAGGATGCACATGATCAAGGCCATTATTCCGGTTCAAATACAAAGCGTCATGCTAACAAGTACGGCAAGACGAGTAACAATGGTGGCAATGAAACcggaaatggaaatggaaactTATTTGTTGAATATAGAAAGCtgtttgagaaatttgtTAAATTCATCTCCAAAGCCCAtgatttctattttttcatcttgaAGTCCATCTTGAATACTTATGACTTATCCGTTTTTATTCCggtgaagaaaatatgttcaactttgaaaatcGATCTAACTTCAGTCTCTGAATCAAAGGATGCTAGGTTGTCACTCTTAGATCCAGGGATGAATCATTTGGCGTCAACCATAATCTATTTAACTCATAAATGTGTTTTGTTTATTGGAGACTTATCGAGGTATCGGACTCTAGTGGCGAAAACGTATTTACCAGCaacatcaatttcaaaggaGGATAATAACAATTATTCCAAATCGATTGAGCTTTACAAATTATCTTTATTAATTTTACCTTCTCTTGGTGACCCCTACAACCATATTGCCATTATCGATAATTTGAAAGACGATAAATTCAACGTCATCTATAACTTTATTAGGGCCTCCTTAACTTCATCTCCCTTGACAATTGCGTATTCTAATTTACTCAATTTGCTGAAcaaaaatgcaaagaaCAATTCAATTCTGAAAAAGTTTGAGCAGCTGAATTCATTGGATAGATCAACGATTACCAAGAATGATCGGTTAAGTTTATTAAAGTCACAGTTCTTAATTTTATTCAATTATCACTTATTGCCTTCCAAATGGAGATTAAAGCCTGGTTTCTTAATAACAGGACATCCTATTGACATAATTGAATCAgatttttattatttacTCTCTATTTTAGATTTCCATaaacaaatattcaacgatttttattttaagCAGCTGGTCATACTTACAGGTGGAtttgaattgttgattGACTCAAAAAACTTGAACAATAATTCAAATCTGACGCAATCAACTGAAATTCTTTCTGATTACTTAAACTTTATCTTCAGATACTTAGAAACATTTCTTAAAATTTGCATAAAAATTTGCCGGTGTAATCATAAGGATGACATTTCCATGATGTCAACAATTAATACCAATATTACCGGAGATACTCCACCCTCTTCTGCATCGTCATTTTCTGCCaatcaaaagttttcaatgtctttttCCACATCTCTGTTACCCGTTCTAAGACTATTACTTTGCTGgttcaaagaaagagaaatcGCAAGACTTTATTTAAGGGAGAATAATAATGTTGCTAGTCTACTTGCGCAATTAGTGAACGCTTCGCTTGATTACGTTGGCAATTCTGCAAATATACCATATCTTAAATCTATTTATCCAATGGCACTTCAAGGTGAGCCACTAGTCAAAGCGTTGTCTGACAAACCTAGACGTAAGAGgttgttcaaagaagatgTTGCCTTAAGAGAATTCAAGCCAATCAATTACCTATTAactgattttgaagattcaCATTTGTATCATAAGGATGCTAAATCAGTTTTGACTTTAATTGGCGAATTGCCAGAAACATTACCACCATCTACCCTAGATAGCAAAACTGATGTGAATGGCGCAGACATGTCGAACAATTCAGTTAATGGACTctcaatcaaaatcaatgacAATCTGTTGAGATTAATTGCCGTCATTGTCTTAGGCAAACAGTTAGTTATAGAGAATTCAGATACAATCAAATGGTACGAACCGGATCCTGGTAGCGATGATAATGTTGACGTTGCTGCGCAAGAAGTCAATATCGAAAACGAGTCCAATAAGCTAGGTcattttgttattgatgaagaaattgatataGAAATTACTGAACCGAAAATTATTAGTTGTAATAAAAAAGTCAATGACAAGACTAAAGCCAGTAAtaacaaatccaaaaataagaaaaaagaaaaagatacTTCTTTCTACAATAATAATTCAAACGCCAATGGTCCTGTTAGATTGAATGAGAATCTTAAAGGCTCTGTGCCAATGGTATATGCAGGTAGTTCGTTTAGTAACTTTGGGGCTCCACCGCCTGGCTCATTTGGAAAGTTTAATAAGctcaagaagaaacaaaataccAGTAAAGGTCTCAAAAGGCCGCAAAGCTCGAGCTCTATCAACTCACCATCAAATAAGGTACATGCAGAGCCACACCCTAATAAATCTTCAGGCACTACCAAAAATGTCATTAACAATGAACCAGAAGGGTCTGAATCACATTCGAAGTATATTAGTATGGTTGATTCTATTATTAATGAAGATGTTAATGATAGATCTTTCAATAAAGATTCGGAAAGTATCAAAGATCAGCACGAACAACCAGATAGTCATGTTTCTAGTAACCATGTCGATGTTTCAAAATCCAATGAGTTTTCTGTTAGTAATATAGGTATCACTGACGACAATTCACGTTCTCTACAAAATATGGATTACTCGCAATCCAATTCATCTATTAACGAAAAACTATCATTATTGAGTAATAATGATCATACGGGAGATGGTAATTattcaaactttttcagTAAGTGGAATCCAATCGAAAATAATACTAGCAATAGTAGTTTTGAAGGGAATTTCAGGTCGACATCTCAATCGCAACCTGAGTCTCGACCTTCGACACAAAGAGAATCACAAGCAAATGTTAtgaatcaattgaatcaaatgaatttgatgaataaCTTCCAAGGTTATAATTTCAACGATGTCAATAGATATCAGAATGTAAATAACTTCCACTCAATGAGCAACATTGATAATTATAATAATGTGAATATGGGTATGAATTATAATCATTACCATATGAATCTGAACAACTTGATGAACATGCCATTAAATGGTTCTAGTATGAATGGTTTCGAAAATAACTTGCACTTAAACCAAATGAACAATAACCATGATTTTAATCAGTTTGGCAATGTCAATAATATGATGATGGATGGTCTTAACAACATGAACGGGATGGCGTCGCTACAAAATTATAATCCAATGATGATGGGTTTCAATATGCCGGACGTGAGTGTTCTCAAATTGAATGACACGAATCGTCAGCATCCCTTGTTCGAAGATGGCACAGGATCGAGCAGTACAGGAGATGACGCAGGATCTAACAAAGGATAA
- a CDS encoding uncharacterized protein (PKUD0B06870) — protein MNRTYIIPLSPVARFMATQLACAGADPCIVLPQKMREVFLKSQSSITYINRISRDNLFQRRHTFPSVSVDRLVSVCRPAEAVMERTYGSTNESERVVLRMNARLSLVVPASHVKTILNPNTSECPFIPPPDSDVIILNPHFGQVEGYVRAIRELYMDGEREPRIWSAICTHRVTNAPFWGVEHRSIGELKIARVPFTVVDGGDDYQDIANVGHDEIVQSELVKNILSIPMMLPQMQSYRQQVMLTAEQTVVEAALSLATIEEYADGLAIGHLKVEDMVDFTEMAEIAHLEGSSGSDSAARSMMLDIVTEATRVLKRHRLVKQISVNSPVVNAVLSKERLYNLSLNIVNDHTLLTKLNYSFDSFRHFEGELKDAYGCADTGGDTGGDVRSPPHAIHANRYICELGSLFGIPTPANRKVCDLYEAAVAQSASTP, from the coding sequence ATGAACAGAACATACATCATTCCGCTGTCGCCAGTGGCACGGTTCATGGCGACGCAGCTTGCCTGTGCGGGAGCAGACCCGTGTATTGTTCTTCCGCAGAAGATGCGAGAGGTGTTTCTCAAGTCACAGTCTAGTATAACGTATATCAACAGGATCTCTAGGGACAACTTGTTCCAAAGGCGACACACGTTCCCCTCGGTGAGTGTGGACCGTCTTGTGTCGGTGTGTAGGCCGGCGGAGGCTGTCATGGAGAGGACTTATGGGAGTACCAACGAATCTGAACGGGTTGTTTTGAGAATGAATGCCCGTTTATCGTTGGTTGTGCCTGCATCGCATGTCAAGACCATACTCAATCCAAACACTTCGGAATGTCCTTTCATTCCTCCGCCGGACTCAGACGTTATCATTCTGAACCCGCATTTTGGGCAGGTTGAAGGATATGTGAGAGCAATTCGGGAGTTGTACATGGACGGGGAGCGGGAACCGAGGATATGGTCTGCGATATGCACGCATAGAGTGACGAATGCTCCGTTTTGGGGGGTGGAGCATCGATCTATTGGGGAGTTGAAGATTGCCAGGGTTCCATTTACCGTTGTTGACGGGGGCGACGACTATCAAGACATTGCCAATGTTGGCCATGACGAAATTGTGCAGTCGGAGCTGGTGAAAAACATACTGAGTATTCCAATGATGTTACCACAGATGCAGAGTTATAGACAGCAGGTGATGCTTACGGCGGAGCAGACTGTTGTGGAGGCGGCGTTGTCGTTGGCTACCATTGAGGAGTATGCCGACGGGCTAGCAATTGGCCATTTgaaagttgaagatatgGTGGACTTTACCGAAATGGCGGAGATTGCACACTTGGAAGGATCTTCCGGTTCAGATTCCGCTGCCAGGAGCATGATGTTGGATATAGTTACAGAGGCCACACGGGTCTTGAAGAGACACAGGCTCGTCAAGCAGATATCGGTGAACTCCCCAGTAGTCAATGCCGTCCTCTCCAAAGAGAGACTTTATaatctttctttgaatattgtCAACGACCATACTCTACTAACAAAACTCAATTACAGTTTTGACTCCTTCCGCCACTTTGAGGGAGAATTGAAAGATGCATATGGTTGTGCTGATACTGGTGGTGATACCGGTGGTGACGTTAGGAGTCCACCACATGCAATCCATGCGAATCGATATATATGCGAGCTCGGCAGCTTATTTGGTATACCCACTCCTGCAAATAGGAAGGTCTGTGACCTGTACGAGGCCGCTGTCGCACAGAGTGCTTCTACACCTTGA